From the genome of Halomonas sp. LR3S48:
TCCTCCGGGACCGCGGCAAGTTATCCGACGGTCCTAGTCATCCTCGGCCATCAAGCGGCTCGTTGAGTCCAGCCGCTACGAATTCAATTTGAATTCAAAATTCATTATTCGGTATTAAACTTTGGTCGACCCACACCTGCCTGCTGACTCCACCGACTCAAACGGGTTCTAACCCCCAGGCCAGTCCCGCGGCCTCGATACCGGCAATCGCGGCGGCCTCGTCCTCGTCCGAGGATGCACCACTGGCACCCACGGCGCCGACCACACGGGACTCGTCATCCAGGATCAGTACACCTCCGGGAACAGGGACGAAGTGCCCACCCGAGGCAGCGGCCACGCTGGCGAGGAAGGCCGGACGTTCGGCATTGCGGGCTCCGACCACGCCGCTCGATGCGCCATTTCCCAGGGCGGCGAAGGCCTTGCCCTGCGCTACCGGAAAGCGCAGTGGGGCACAGCCGTCCTCGCGCTCGGCAGCGACGACGTGTCCGCCGCCGTCGAGCACGACTACGGTTAAAGGCTCCATCGAGGCATCGCGCGCCTTGGCGAAAGCCCCGTCGAGAATGGCCCTGGCCTGGGAGCGACCAAGCTGAAACTGACTGCGGAAGACTTTGCCGGCCATGGGAGACTCCTTATGATGGTGGGGTAGTGGATATTAGTTGAATTTTGAATTCATAATACCTTCTGTGAAAGAATGCCAGGCGGACCCGTTTCCGCCGGGATGAACTCGACAGGCCCGGCGACACGGCTGGAACGCCGGGCGGGACCATCGGGACGCTATCGCCTCTAGGAATTCATGCCATGAGTAAAATCCAGCATCGCAGCCTTTATCTGGAAGTGGCCGACCGCGTCCGGGAACTCATCGAGCAGGGAGATCTCGCACCGGGTGAGCGAATATCGGAGAAGCAGCTCTGCGAGCGCTTCGGGGTGTCCCGCACGCCGCTACGGGAGGCGCTGAAGGTTCTCGCCTCCGAGGGCCTGATCGAGCTGCTGCCCAACCGCGGGGCCAGGGTCATGCGCCTGACGCTGAAGATGGTGAAGGATACCTACGATCTGATGGGAGCCCTCGAGGGGCTGTCCGGCGAACTCGCCTGTCAGAACATCAGCGACGAGGAAATCAAGGCCATTCGTGCACTGCATGACGAAATGCTGCGGCACTACCGCGACCGCAACATGCCGGAGTACTTCCGAATCAACCGGAAGATTCACGAGGGAATCCTGGACGCCTCGGCAAACGAGGTGCTGCAAGAGATGTACAGCAACCTCAGCCAACGCGTGAAGCGGGTCCGCTACTCCAAAAAGATGACCGACGATTTCTGGCACAGGGCCGTGCAGGACCACGAGCACATGATCCTTGCCCTCGAAGCGCGTGATGGGAAACGACTGGGGCAGATTCTCCGCGACCATCTTTGCAATAAACTCGAAGTCGCTTCGCTCGCCGGCGTGGTCGAGGATGAAGGTGCGCTCAATGCCGCCAACGCCTGAGCCTATTCCCATACTCCGAGCCGCATGGCCGAGCGCTCCAGTCGCCGATCCTCCGTCTCGATCCCGCGCAGCTGCTGCTCGATACCCGAGAGATGGTCGAGCGCGGCACGTCGGGCGGCCTGGGGTTTGCCCTCCATCACCGCACGATATAGCCGTGCATGCTGACGGTTGATCATCTGTCTTGGCGCCTCACGGTGATAAAGGTTCTTCACCGAGGCGAATACGGAACTCAACAACAGGTCGGTGAGCGACTGCAGCGTATGCACCAGCACCGGGTTGTGTGAAGCCTGGCAGATGGCCAGATGGAAGGCATGATCGAGGTGCGCCAGTTGCTCCACGTCGATGTTCCCGCTGTTCTCCACATACGCCGTCATGGCCTCGTAGCGGCGCTGGATCAAGACCCGGTCGGCCGGCGTGGCGCGCTCCGCCGCCAGACTGGCCGATTCTCCCTCAAGCAATGAGCGTACCTCGAGCAAATCGAAAAGGGTCCGCGGATGGTCGCGAAACAGGTGCATCAGCGGGCTGTCGTCGCGTCCCGCCACCAGCTCCGCCACCACCGAGCCCCGCCCCTGCCGTGTCACGATGATGCCTTTGCTGCGCAGCACCCGCAGGCCCTCTCGCAGCGAGGTCCGCGAAACGCCGAGACGCTCGCACAGGCGTCGCTCGGAAGGCAGCAACTGCCCGGGGCGAAACACGCCGTCGAGTATCAGCTCCTCCAGGCGCGCCGCTACCGCATCGGGCGTGCGCGTGGGCGAGAGCCGTTCGCTATCTTCAAACATGGGGCTCCTCCGTGGCGCGACGCAGCGGCTTGTATCCTTCGTGCGATTGCGCCATGGTATGAAATGAAAATAATTTCCAAGATAGCTGGAAACAACTGGTAATACCAGTGGACCGGAGGCTGGACAGGACGGCTGACAGGGCGCACATTGGGGCCCTGCACAAGGATAACCCTGCCGCCAAGACTCGCAACGAGGCGCTAGATGAACATCCTCTTCGATGAACGACTCGACGGTCCGGCTCCGGAGCTGGACCGGGCTGCCATCCGCGACACGCTCCGCCAGGCCATTCCGGGCATGACCCTGCTGCACCGCGAGGAGGACATGCGTCCCTTCGAGTGCGACGGCCTCTCTGTCTACCGCACCCTGCCGTTGCTGGTGGCGCTGCCCGACTCCATGGCTCAGGTCGAACGGCTGCTCAAGGAGTGCCATCGCCTCGGCGTACCGGTGGTGACCCGCGGAGCCGGCACCGGCCTCTCGGCCGGCGCACTGCCGCTTACGCATGGGGTTCTCCTGGTGATGTCGCGCTTCTCGCGCATCATCGAGATCGACCCCGAGGCGCGTACCGCCCGGGTCGAACCCGGAGTGCGCAACCTGGCCATCTCGGAAGCCGCCTCGCCCTATGGGCTCTACTACGCGCCGGACCCTTCGTCGCAGATCGCCTGCTCGATCGGCGGCAACGTGGCCGAAAATGCCGGCGGCGTGCACTGTCTCAAGTACGGCCTGACGGTGCACAACGTGATCAAGGTGGAAGTCCTTACCATCGAGGGCGAACGCATGACGCTGGGCAGCGACGCCCTCGACGCCCCCGGCTTCGACCTGCTGGCACTGTTCAACGGCTCCGAAGGCATGCTCGGCGTGGTCACCGAGATCACCGTCAAGCTGCTGCCCAAGCCCGAGATAGCCAAGGTGCTGATGGCCAGCTTCGACGATGTCGAGAAAGCGGGCAACGCGGTGGGCGCCATCATCGAGGCCGGTATCATTCCCGGTGGGCTGGAGATGATGGACAAGCTCGCCATCGTCGCCGCCGAGGATTTCATCGGCGCCGGCTACCCAGTGGACGCCGAGGCGATCCTGCTGTGCGAGCTCGACGGCGTCGAGGCCGACGTCGACGACGACTGCGAGACCGTGCGCCAGGTGCTGGAAGAGGCCGGCGCCACCGGCATCCGCCAGGCCCGCGACGACGCCGAGCGCGCCAAATTCTGGGCCGGCCGCAAGAACGCCTTCCCCGCGGTGGGCCGCATGTCGCCCGATTACTACTGCATGGACGGCACTATTCCGCGGCGCGAACTGGCGCGGGTGCTCAAGGGCATCAGCGACCTCTCCGAGCGCTATGGCCTGAAGGTGGCCAACGTCTTCCACGCTGGCGACGGCAACATGCACCCGCTGATCCTGTTCGATGCCAACCGTGAAGGCGAACTGGCCGTGGCCGAGGCGCTGGGCGGCGAGATCCTCGAGCTGTGCGTCCGCGTGGGCGGCACTATCACCGGCGAGCACGGTGTCGGCCGCGAGAAGATCAATCAGATGTGCGCCCAGTTCCGTCCTGACGAGCTGGCCACCTTCCGCGCCGCCAAGGCCGCCTTCGACCCCCGCGAGTTGCTCAACCCGGGCAAGAACATCCCCACCCCGGCGCGCTGCTCGGAGTTCCATACCATCAAGAGCGCGGCGGACGATACCGCCTCGACCGCAGCGCAGGGTGGGCTGGAGTGACCATGGCAAACGCAACGACTCTCCATGAACATGACGCCAGCGAAGCCCTGGCCGAGCGCATCCGCCAGGCCAGCACCGACGGTACACCACTGCGCATCGTCGGCGGTGACACCCGCTTCTTCTATGGTCGCGAGGTGGTGGGCAGCGAGCTCTCGACCCGCGAGCACTGCGGCATCAGCTTCTACGATCCGGTGGAGCTAGTGGTTTCGGTGCGCGCCGGCACGCCGCTAGCCACGCTCGAGGCGGCCCTGGCCGAGCACGGCCAGATGCTGCCCTTCGAGCCGCCCCGCTACGGCGAGGCAAGCACCGTGGGTGGCATGGTCGCCAGCGGTCTCTCCGGGCCGCGGCGACCGTGGGCCGGCGCGGTACGCGACTTCGTGCTCGGTGCCCGGGTGATCAATCACGAAGGCATCGAGCAGCGCTTCGGCGGCGAGGTGATGAAGAATGTGGCCGGCTACGACCTGTCGCGGCTGATGGTCGGGGCCCAAGGTACCCTGGGGCTGATCACCGAGGTCTCGTTCAAGGTGCTGCCGGCCCCGGGTGCCGTCCAAAGCCTGCACCTGGAACTGCCGCTCGACGAGGCCCGCCAGCGCCTGGCCGAATGGGGGCGCGAACCGCTGCCCATCAGCGCCGCCGCCTGGCTCGACGGCGCCCTGCACCTGCGCCTGGAAGGCGGTCCGAGCTCCGTGGCCGCCACCCGCGCGCGCATCGGCGGCGATGAGCTCGACAATGCCTTCTGGCCCTCCCTGCGCGACCAGCAATTGCCATTCTTCCGTGCCGGCCAGGCGCCGCTGTGGCGACTCTCGCTGCCCCACCGCGCGCCGACGCTGGACCTGCCCGGTATCGACGAGAGGCTGATGATTCACGACTGGGCCGGTGCCCAGCGTTGGCTGCGCACCGAGCTGGATGCCGACTCCGTACGCCAGGCGTGCCAAGCCGCCGCCGGCCACGCCACCTGCTACGGGCCGCGCCCGACCGCGATCGAGCCCTTCGCGCCACTATCCGAGGTGCTGACAAAGTACCATCGCAACCTCAAGGCGCAGCTCGACCCCAAGGGAATCTTCAACCCCGGCCGGCTCTACGCGGCGTTCTGAGACGCACAGGATTTCGACATGCAGACGCACTTCACCGAGGAAGCCCTCAAGCAGCCGCACATTCAGGAGGCCGACCGCGTCCTGCGCAGCTGCGTGCACTGCGGCTTCTGCAACGCCACCTGCCCCACTTACCAGCTGCTGGGCGATGAACGCGACGGACCGCGCGGGCGCATCTACCTGATGAAGCAGATGCTCGAGAACCCCGACGACAGCGAGAACGTCACCGAGCAGACCCGCCTGCACCTGGACCGCTGCCTGACCTGCCGCAACTGCGAGACTACCTGCCCTTCCGGCGTGGAGTACCACAAGCTGCTCGATATCGGCCGCGCCGAGATCGAGCGCCGCGTGCCGCGCAGCGCCGCCGACCGCGCCCAGCGCTACGCGCTGCGCAAGGCGCTGGTGGAGCCCAAGCGCTTCCAGGCGCTGCTCAAGCTGGGCCAGATCTTCCGCCCGCTGGTGCCGGGCAAGCTCAAGGACAAGCTGCCGCCCAAGCCGGTGGATGCCGGCATGCGCCCCGACCACACGCGCCACGCGCGGCAGATGCTGATCCTCGAAGGCTGCGTACAGCCGGGGCTCTCACCCAATACCAATGCCGCCACGGCGCGGGTGCTCGACCGCCTGGGCATCGGCCTCACGCCGGTCAGCGAAGCCGGCTGCTGCGGCGCCGTCGACTTTCATCTCAACGCCCAGGACGACGGCCGCGCCCGGGCGCGAGCCAACATCGACGCCTGGTGGCCGCATATCGAGGCCGGCTGTGAGGCGATCGTGCAAACGGCCAGCGGCTGCGGCGCCTTCGTCAAGGAGTACGCCGAGATCCTCGAGCACGACCCAGCCTACGCCGAGAAAGCCAAGCGCGTGAGCGAACTGGCCAAGGATCTGGTCGAGGTGCTGCGCGACGAGGATCTGGATGACCTCAAGGTCGACGCGGGCCGCCGGCTGGCATTCCACTGCCCCTGCACCCTGCAGCACGCGCAGAGACTCGGCGGCGCGGTGGAAGGCGTGCTGATCAAGCTCGGCTTCACCCTGACGCCGGTCCAGGACGCCCACTTGTGCTGCGGCTCGGCGGGCACCTACTCGATCACCGAGCCGGAGCTCGCCATGCAGTTGCGCGACAACAAGCTCAACGCCCTGGAGGCCGGCAACCCGGAGACGATCGTGACCGCCAACATCGGCTGCCAGACGCACCTCAACGGCGCGGGGCGCACGCCGGTCAGGCATTGGATAGAGATTGTCGATGAAGCGTTGCCCCCCTCGGCGGGCAACGCTTAAAGAGTATTCAGCAACGCAGCAGATGAGCGCCGGGGACAAGCCAAAGCGAGGGTCTTTTGCCATGGATGGCAAAAGTAGCGCCCAGGGACGGGTTCACAGCGCCCTCGCGTGGCTTTGTCGCCGGGAAGCTCATCACCGACAACATTGCGACTCAAGGAGAGCCCCATGAAGACCAAACCCGTACTCACCCTGACCGACGTCAACGCCATCCTCGATGCCGCTCAGAAAGAAGCGGAAGCCAACGGTTGGGCGGTAACCATCGCCGTGGCCGACGACGGCGGCCACCTGCTCGGCCTGCGCCGCCTGGACGGGGCGGCGCCGATGACGCCGGACGTGGCCACGCAGAAAGCACGCAGTGCCGCCCTTGGCCGCAAGGAGACCCAGGTCTTCGAGGAGATGATCAACGGCGGACGCAATGCCTTCCTCTCCGCGCCGCTCTCGGGCCTGCTCACCGGCGGCGTACCGGTGCTGGTCGATGGCGAGGTTGCGGGCACCGTCGGCGTCTCGGGCGTCAAGCCCGATCAGGACGTACAGATCGCCAAGGCAGGTATCGCCGCCGTTGCTTGAGGTGAAACGTACAAGGCCGGCCGCAATGCGCTGCAACAGCAGTCGCCGCGGCCGGCCTTTATTTACGGCGCCGTTGCGGACGGATCAAACCCTCCTGGAGCGGAGCTGGCGCAGCTCACCATTCAACGCCACGATGATGGAATAGCACATCAACAGCATCACGACGGAAAATGGAATCGCCGTCGCCGTCACCCCGGCCTGAAGTGCTGCAAGCCCGCCGCCAATCAACAGTACGATGGCAATCAAGCCCTCCACCGTGGCCCAGAACATCCGCTGCGGCCGGGGCGCATCGATCTTGCCGCCGGCGGTGATGGTATCGATCACCAGCGAACCGGAATCCGACGAAGTGACGAAGAAGATCAGCGCCAGCACGATACCGAGGGTCGACATCAGCCCCGTCAACGGCAGCTCGTTGAGCATGCCGAACAGCGACAGCTCAGGACTGTAGCTGTCGATCACGTACTCCTTGACCAGGCTGCCGGCGGGGTCGGCGTAGAGCTGGTCCAGTGCAGTAGCACCGAAAACACCCATCCAGATGAAGATGAACAGGCTGGGAATCACCAGCACGCAAGTCACGAACTCCCGCACCGTGCGCCCACGCGATACCCTGGCGATGAACATGCCGACGAACGGCGCCCAGCTGATCCACCAGGCCCAGTAGAAGATCGTCCACGCCTGACGGTAGGCGTCGTCGTCACGACCGAAGGGCGCCGATAGCGGGACGAACTCCTTCACGTAGGTCGCAAGACCCGTCCAGAATCCGCCCAGGGCCACCAGTGTCGGGCCGGCGAACAGCACGAAGAAGAAGAACAGTACGGCCAGGACCATGTTGATTTCGGAAAGCTTCTTTACGCCGCCCTCGAGTCCGCGCCAGACCGACACCAGCGCCACCGCCGTCACCAGCAGGATGATGACGACCTGAGCGGCGGTGCTGACCTCCAATCCGAAGACGAAATTCATCCCCGCATTGGCCTGCTGCGCCCCCAACCCCAGCGACGTAGCAAGGCCGAACAGGGTGGAAAACACCGCCAGGATGTCGATCACATGGCCCCACCAGCCCCATACCCGCTCGCCCAGGATCGGGAAGAAGGCCGAACGAATGGAGAACGGCAACCCCTTGTTGTAGGTAAAGATGGCCAGCGCCAGCGCCATCACCACATAGACTGCCCAGCCATGGATCCCCCAATGCAGGTAGGTGCCGGCAAGACCCAGGGCCGTCGCTTGGGGAATGGCCTCAGGGTTCAGCTCGCCATCGGCTCCGAAAGGGGATGCCACGCCCAGTGGCAGGGAAACGTTGGCATGGTAGACCGGCTCCAGTACGCCGAAGAACAGCAGCCCGATGCCGATACCGGCAGCGAACAGCATCGCAAACCATGAGAGGTAGCCGTAATCCGGTCGTGCGTCG
Proteins encoded in this window:
- a CDS encoding GlcG/HbpS family heme-binding protein, coding for MAGKVFRSQFQLGRSQARAILDGAFAKARDASMEPLTVVVLDGGGHVVAAEREDGCAPLRFPVAQGKAFAALGNGASSGVVGARNAERPAFLASVAAASGGHFVPVPGGVLILDDESRVVGAVGASGASSDEDEAAAIAGIEAAGLAWGLEPV
- a CDS encoding GntR family transcriptional regulator — encoded protein: MSKIQHRSLYLEVADRVRELIEQGDLAPGERISEKQLCERFGVSRTPLREALKVLASEGLIELLPNRGARVMRLTLKMVKDTYDLMGALEGLSGELACQNISDEEIKAIRALHDEMLRHYRDRNMPEYFRINRKIHEGILDASANEVLQEMYSNLSQRVKRVRYSKKMTDDFWHRAVQDHEHMILALEARDGKRLGQILRDHLCNKLEVASLAGVVEDEGALNAANA
- the glcC gene encoding transcriptional regulator GlcC; protein product: MFEDSERLSPTRTPDAVAARLEELILDGVFRPGQLLPSERRLCERLGVSRTSLREGLRVLRSKGIIVTRQGRGSVVAELVAGRDDSPLMHLFRDHPRTLFDLLEVRSLLEGESASLAAERATPADRVLIQRRYEAMTAYVENSGNIDVEQLAHLDHAFHLAICQASHNPVLVHTLQSLTDLLLSSVFASVKNLYHREAPRQMINRQHARLYRAVMEGKPQAARRAALDHLSGIEQQLRGIETEDRRLERSAMRLGVWE
- the glcD gene encoding glycolate oxidase subunit GlcD, with the translated sequence MNILFDERLDGPAPELDRAAIRDTLRQAIPGMTLLHREEDMRPFECDGLSVYRTLPLLVALPDSMAQVERLLKECHRLGVPVVTRGAGTGLSAGALPLTHGVLLVMSRFSRIIEIDPEARTARVEPGVRNLAISEAASPYGLYYAPDPSSQIACSIGGNVAENAGGVHCLKYGLTVHNVIKVEVLTIEGERMTLGSDALDAPGFDLLALFNGSEGMLGVVTEITVKLLPKPEIAKVLMASFDDVEKAGNAVGAIIEAGIIPGGLEMMDKLAIVAAEDFIGAGYPVDAEAILLCELDGVEADVDDDCETVRQVLEEAGATGIRQARDDAERAKFWAGRKNAFPAVGRMSPDYYCMDGTIPRRELARVLKGISDLSERYGLKVANVFHAGDGNMHPLILFDANREGELAVAEALGGEILELCVRVGGTITGEHGVGREKINQMCAQFRPDELATFRAAKAAFDPRELLNPGKNIPTPARCSEFHTIKSAADDTASTAAQGGLE
- the glcE gene encoding glycolate oxidase subunit GlcE, producing the protein MANATTLHEHDASEALAERIRQASTDGTPLRIVGGDTRFFYGREVVGSELSTREHCGISFYDPVELVVSVRAGTPLATLEAALAEHGQMLPFEPPRYGEASTVGGMVASGLSGPRRPWAGAVRDFVLGARVINHEGIEQRFGGEVMKNVAGYDLSRLMVGAQGTLGLITEVSFKVLPAPGAVQSLHLELPLDEARQRLAEWGREPLPISAAAWLDGALHLRLEGGPSSVAATRARIGGDELDNAFWPSLRDQQLPFFRAGQAPLWRLSLPHRAPTLDLPGIDERLMIHDWAGAQRWLRTELDADSVRQACQAAAGHATCYGPRPTAIEPFAPLSEVLTKYHRNLKAQLDPKGIFNPGRLYAAF
- the glcF gene encoding glycolate oxidase subunit GlcF, yielding MQTHFTEEALKQPHIQEADRVLRSCVHCGFCNATCPTYQLLGDERDGPRGRIYLMKQMLENPDDSENVTEQTRLHLDRCLTCRNCETTCPSGVEYHKLLDIGRAEIERRVPRSAADRAQRYALRKALVEPKRFQALLKLGQIFRPLVPGKLKDKLPPKPVDAGMRPDHTRHARQMLILEGCVQPGLSPNTNAATARVLDRLGIGLTPVSEAGCCGAVDFHLNAQDDGRARARANIDAWWPHIEAGCEAIVQTASGCGAFVKEYAEILEHDPAYAEKAKRVSELAKDLVEVLRDEDLDDLKVDAGRRLAFHCPCTLQHAQRLGGAVEGVLIKLGFTLTPVQDAHLCCGSAGTYSITEPELAMQLRDNKLNALEAGNPETIVTANIGCQTHLNGAGRTPVRHWIEIVDEALPPSAGNA
- a CDS encoding GlcG/HbpS family heme-binding protein encodes the protein MKTKPVLTLTDVNAILDAAQKEAEANGWAVTIAVADDGGHLLGLRRLDGAAPMTPDVATQKARSAALGRKETQVFEEMINGGRNAFLSAPLSGLLTGGVPVLVDGEVAGTVGVSGVKPDQDVQIAKAGIAAVA
- a CDS encoding BCCT family transporter; protein product: MQTDYTVGQDNIEGRLGPIGFDIHNRVFVVSALSSVVFILLTLLFPERAGSIFQSIVGFATGTLDWYFMLVVDFFILFCVALVVLPYGSVRLGGPDARPDYGYLSWFAMLFAAGIGIGLLFFGVLEPVYHANVSLPLGVASPFGADGELNPEAIPQATALGLAGTYLHWGIHGWAVYVVMALALAIFTYNKGLPFSIRSAFFPILGERVWGWWGHVIDILAVFSTLFGLATSLGLGAQQANAGMNFVFGLEVSTAAQVVIILLVTAVALVSVWRGLEGGVKKLSEINMVLAVLFFFFVLFAGPTLVALGGFWTGLATYVKEFVPLSAPFGRDDDAYRQAWTIFYWAWWISWAPFVGMFIARVSRGRTVREFVTCVLVIPSLFIFIWMGVFGATALDQLYADPAGSLVKEYVIDSYSPELSLFGMLNELPLTGLMSTLGIVLALIFFVTSSDSGSLVIDTITAGGKIDAPRPQRMFWATVEGLIAIVLLIGGGLAALQAGVTATAIPFSVVMLLMCYSIIVALNGELRQLRSRRV